One genomic window of Leptotrichia shahii includes the following:
- a CDS encoding Fur family transcriptional regulator, which translates to MKLTKKRQQILNLVKSSDTPVNAKFLKSKVDFDLSTVYRALEFLEKNNYIFSFDFENEKYYFKEENANFFICDSCKHIETVPEFSNKETEKEKSELKKRGFSLLSHLSIFKGKCNDCD; encoded by the coding sequence ATGAAATTAACTAAGAAAAGGCAACAAATACTTAATCTTGTAAAGTCTTCAGACACTCCAGTAAATGCCAAGTTTTTAAAATCAAAAGTAGATTTTGACTTATCAACGGTTTATCGGGCTTTGGAATTTTTAGAGAAAAATAATTATATTTTTTCATTTGACTTTGAAAATGAAAAATATTACTTTAAGGAAGAAAATGCCAATTTTTTTATTTGTGATTCTTGCAAGCATATTGAAACTGTGCCTGAATTTTCAAATAAGGAAACTGAAAAGGAAAAAAGTGAATTAAAAAAACGAGGCTTTTCACTATTGTCACATCTTTCGATTTTTAAAGGAAAATGCAACGATTGTGATTAA